In Paenibacillus sonchi, the genomic stretch GCGTTTGAGTTCGTTGCCAAAGTTGAAATAATCGCACTCTGCCCTTTGTGCGGCTTGAAAGGCTTCCCGGACTTCCTCCTCCGTTAATTTCTCCATCTCCGCTTCCAGCTTTCTGATTTCATGGTTTTCGCTCAGGTTTATAACGCTCTGCGTCTCATTGAGATTCCCTTCCTCGTTGATGTGGATATGGAATACAGGCAACCCGTCACGCATCTCGACCTTAATCTTGGTTTTGGAAAACACCACGTTTACGGCAATCGCCTTAGCTTGGTCCCCGGAATTTATATTCAAATTGGTTTCGACAATTTTATCGAGTATCCACAAGGTGCCCCTCGCTTCAGGGCCATCAATCCAGTTCTGAAGCTTCCCCTTGTTGAATACTGCCTGGCCGCTGATTAGTATTGAGGTTTCCGCCTTCGTTTGTTCCAGGCTCGTCTT encodes the following:
- a CDS encoding Ger(x)C family spore germination C-terminal domain-containing protein; this translates as MFETIKEITGGGGFTISGVRMLGSVEEGQKKTSLEQTKAETSILISGQAVFNKGKLQNWIDGPEARGTLWILDKIVETNLNINSGDQAKAIAVNVVFSKTKIKVEMRDGLPVFHIHINEEGNLNETQSVINLSENHEIRKLEAEMEKLTEEEVREAFQAAQRAECDYFNFGNELKRVNPAEWKKVEKDWNQIFAKGTLELQVHAYIRATGMRVTPLKAPE